The Platichthys flesus chromosome 18, fPlaFle2.1, whole genome shotgun sequence genome includes a window with the following:
- the uts1 gene encoding urotensin 1: MKPASLLLLLSSVLLSSHLLPAAGRPRSPPGWLDGSERLQTQRLDEELLRAAAAGDSAASDLLGDNILRFLRRKNPEHLHQLPAEEEEAGDEEALRNAVQLLKRSEDPPMSIDLTFHMLRNMIHMAKMEGEREQAQINRNLLDEVGK, from the coding sequence ATGAAGCCGGCCTccttgctcctgctcctctcctccgtcctcctctcaTCACACCTCCTGCCCGCCGCCGGCAGACCGCGCTCCCCCCCCGGCTGGCTGGATGGCAGCGAGCGGCTCCAGACGCAGCGACTGGATGAGGAGCTGCTCCGGGCGGCCGCCGCCGGGGACAGCGCCGCCTCGGACCTGCTGGGCGACAACATCCTGAGGTTTCTCCGGAGGAAGAACCCGGAGCATCTCCACCAGCTGCCcgctgaagaagaggaggcggGCGATGAGGAGGCGCTGAGGAACGCGGTGCAGCTGCTGAAGCGCAGCGAGGACCCGCCGATGTCCATCGACCTGACCTTCCACATGCTGAGGAATATGATCCACATGGCGAAGATGGAGGGCGAGAGGGAGCAGGCTCAGATCAACCGCAACTTGCTCGACGAGGTCGGGAAGTAA